Proteins co-encoded in one Sulfurimonas sp. HSL1-2 genomic window:
- a CDS encoding cytochrome-c peroxidase: protein MFKKIALTACVLVSAVSAETLTDQAKAMGLAPIPKNTSELYKLIDNPKNPMNAQKVELGKQLFFDPRLSKSEIISCNTCHNLATGGVDGVPAAIGHNWAHNPHHLNSPSVYNAVFAEKQFWDGRSPDLEDQAQGPMQAAPEMAAKPEHVAAVVNSIPAYVAAFRHAYNDQAMVPTFKDIADVIASFERTLVTPSRFDEYLRGCDKALSKEEKAGLQTFIDKGCASCHTGVAVGGGMQPFPLMGKFKYMGVGDFKGDANGMVKVPTLRNVEETAPYFHNGTVWSLKEAIKIMGETQLGVKLTDKETESIETFLKALTGEKPVVEYPVLPARTAKTPLPDSGK, encoded by the coding sequence ATGTTCAAAAAAATTGCGTTGACAGCATGTGTCCTGGTATCCGCCGTATCCGCGGAAACGTTGACCGATCAGGCCAAAGCGATGGGCCTCGCCCCGATCCCGAAAAATACGTCCGAACTCTACAAGCTCATCGATAACCCGAAGAACCCGATGAATGCCCAGAAGGTCGAGCTCGGAAAGCAGCTCTTTTTCGATCCGCGTCTTTCAAAGAGCGAGATCATCAGCTGTAACACCTGTCACAACCTCGCCACCGGCGGTGTGGACGGCGTTCCGGCAGCCATCGGACACAACTGGGCGCACAACCCCCACCACCTGAACTCTCCGTCGGTCTACAACGCCGTATTCGCTGAAAAGCAGTTCTGGGACGGACGCAGTCCGGACCTCGAAGACCAGGCGCAGGGACCGATGCAGGCAGCCCCGGAGATGGCGGCCAAACCTGAACATGTCGCCGCCGTCGTCAACTCGATCCCGGCATACGTCGCGGCATTCCGCCACGCCTACAATGACCAGGCGATGGTCCCGACCTTCAAGGACATCGCGGACGTCATCGCTTCCTTCGAACGCACGCTGGTCACGCCGTCACGCTTCGACGAGTACCTGCGCGGCTGCGACAAAGCGCTTTCCAAAGAGGAAAAAGCCGGTCTGCAGACCTTTATCGACAAAGGGTGTGCGAGCTGCCACACCGGCGTCGCGGTCGGCGGCGGGATGCAGCCCTTCCCGCTGATGGGCAAGTTCAAGTACATGGGCGTCGGCGACTTCAAGGGTGACGCGAACGGAATGGTCAAGGTCCCGACGCTCCGTAACGTCGAAGAGACGGCGCCTTACTTCCACAACGGTACGGTCTGGAGCCTGAAAGAGGCGATCAAGATCATGGGCGAGACCCAGCTCGGCGTGAAACTGACCGACAAAGAGACGGAGAGTATCGAGACTTTCCTCAAAGCCCTCACGGGTGAGAAACCGGTTGTCGAGTACCCGGTCCTGCCGGCCCGTACGGCCAAAACACCGCTGCCGGATTCCGGCAAGTAA
- a CDS encoding uroporphyrinogen-III synthase, whose amino-acid sequence MTIRPIYLLSVTPSDDPDVIHLPILETEWLQPDIDLSQVDGIIFTSKNGVDALETIAPEWKTLPVLCVGKGTQQRAEARGGTVAETVKGYGEMLYDLIRERFAGSRWLYARPKTVASDFASRLRSEGITVDEAVVYETVCRADKMDVSIPDDSVLIFTSPSALACFQSRFSLVPTHTVVAIGRTTQNSLPGRTVHIAPEPTVAACITLAKQLAKEKA is encoded by the coding sequence ATGACAATACGGCCCATCTATCTTCTCTCCGTAACACCTTCCGACGATCCCGACGTTATCCATCTGCCGATCCTCGAAACGGAATGGCTGCAGCCTGACATCGATCTCTCGCAGGTCGACGGGATCATCTTTACCTCGAAAAACGGCGTCGACGCCCTGGAGACGATCGCTCCGGAATGGAAAACGCTGCCGGTGCTCTGTGTCGGCAAAGGGACGCAGCAGCGCGCGGAAGCGCGCGGCGGTACCGTCGCCGAGACGGTCAAGGGGTACGGGGAGATGCTCTATGATCTTATCCGTGAACGCTTCGCCGGTTCGCGCTGGCTCTATGCCCGCCCGAAAACCGTCGCTTCGGATTTTGCTTCCCGGCTGCGTTCGGAGGGGATCACCGTCGACGAGGCCGTGGTCTATGAAACCGTCTGCCGGGCCGATAAAATGGACGTCTCAATTCCTGACGACAGCGTACTGATCTTCACCTCCCCCTCGGCCCTGGCATGCTTTCAGAGCCGTTTTTCGCTGGTGCCGACCCATACTGTCGTCGCCATCGGCCGCACGACGCAGAACAGCCTTCCCGGCAGAACGGTCCATATCGCCCCCGAACCGACTGTCGCGGCCTGCATCACCCTCGCAAAACAACTGGCAAAGGAGAAAGCATGA
- a CDS encoding transcriptional repressor, with product MNKELIATNLRNHHLKVTPQRLKIVESLNTFGHLNIDMLYQEVKEAYPNVSLATVYKNIAIMTENGLLEEVKVPESKSVFEIRKEPHLHLHCSECGKIEDFSFDTEQIRAHAEAVSGYSIQSSDIVLRGVCPACQTNAKK from the coding sequence ATGAATAAAGAACTCATAGCCACGAACCTGCGGAACCACCATCTCAAGGTGACCCCGCAGCGGCTCAAGATCGTCGAAAGCCTCAACACCTTCGGCCACCTGAACATCGATATGCTTTACCAGGAGGTAAAAGAAGCGTATCCGAACGTTTCGCTGGCGACGGTGTACAAGAATATTGCCATAATGACGGAAAACGGACTCCTCGAAGAGGTCAAAGTCCCCGAGAGCAAGAGTGTTTTCGAGATCCGCAAAGAGCCGCACCTTCACCTGCATTGCAGTGAATGCGGGAAGATCGAGGATTTTTCCTTCGATACGGAGCAGATCAGGGCGCACGCCGAAGCCGTCAGCGGCTACAGCATCCAGAGCAGTGACATCGTGCTCCGGGGTGTCTGCCCGGCGTGCCAAACAAACGCCAAAAAGTAA